The following are from one region of the Coffea eugenioides isolate CCC68of chromosome 2, Ceug_1.0, whole genome shotgun sequence genome:
- the LOC113761288 gene encoding protein GID8 homolog isoform X2 has protein sequence MSLLWFVLGQLAEIESMGSSKKIITKEEWEKKLNDVKIRKEDMNKLVMNFLVTEGYVDAAEKFRKESGTEPDIDLATITDRMAVKKAVQCGNVEDAIEKVNDLNPEILDTNPQLFFHLQQQRLIELIRNGKVAEALEFAQEELAPRGEENQSFLEELERTVSLLAFEDVNNCPVAELLDISQRLKTASEVNAAILTSQSHEKDPKLPSLLKMLIWAQNQLDEKAAYPRINDISTATLEDPGV, from the exons ATGTCATTGCTCTGGTTTGTACTTGGCCAACTAGCTGAGATTGAATCCATG GGTAGTTCGAAGAAAATTATAACAAAAGAGGAGTGGGAGAAAAAGCTCAATGATGTAAAGATTAGGAAAGAAGACATGAATAAATTGGTAATGAACTTCCTGGTGACTGAGGGTTATGTTGATGCAGCTGAGAAATTCCGAAAGGAATCTGGGACAGAAC CTGACATTGATTTGGCAACTATAACTGATCGGATGGCAGTTAAGAAGGCAGTGCAGTGTGGTAATGTGGAGGATGCAATTGAAAAAGTTAATGATTTGAACCCTGAG ATATTGGATACAAATCCCCAGCTCTTTTTTCATCTTCAACAACAAAGGTTGATAGAATTGATCAGAAATGGAAAAGTCGCTGAAGCTTTAGAATTTGCTCAGGAGGAACTTGCTCCAAGAGGAGAGGAAAAT CAAAGCTTTTTGGAAGAGTTGGAGAGGACTGTTTCCCTATTAGCTTTTGAAGATGTGAATAACTGCCCTGTTGCTGAGCTTCTGGATATATCCCAGCGCCTTAAGACTGCAAGTGAAGTGAATGCAGCAATTCTTACCAGCCAAAGCCATGAAAAAG ATCCCAAGCTCCCAAGTTTGTTAAAGATGCTGATCTGGGCACAAAACCAACTTGATGAGAAGGCTGCTTATCCTCGCATAAATGATATATCTACTGCCACCCTTGAAGATCCTGGTGTTTGA
- the LOC113761288 gene encoding protein GID8 homolog isoform X1, producing the protein MSLLWFVLGQLAEIESMGSSKKIITKEEWEKKLNDVKIRKEDMNKLVMNFLVTEGYVDAAEKFRKESGTEPDIDLATITDRMAVKKAVQCGNVEDAIEKVNDLNPEILDTNPQLFFHLQQQRLIELIRNGKVAEALEFAQEELAPRGEENDILQQSFLEELERTVSLLAFEDVNNCPVAELLDISQRLKTASEVNAAILTSQSHEKDPKLPSLLKMLIWAQNQLDEKAAYPRINDISTATLEDPGV; encoded by the exons ATGTCATTGCTCTGGTTTGTACTTGGCCAACTAGCTGAGATTGAATCCATG GGTAGTTCGAAGAAAATTATAACAAAAGAGGAGTGGGAGAAAAAGCTCAATGATGTAAAGATTAGGAAAGAAGACATGAATAAATTGGTAATGAACTTCCTGGTGACTGAGGGTTATGTTGATGCAGCTGAGAAATTCCGAAAGGAATCTGGGACAGAAC CTGACATTGATTTGGCAACTATAACTGATCGGATGGCAGTTAAGAAGGCAGTGCAGTGTGGTAATGTGGAGGATGCAATTGAAAAAGTTAATGATTTGAACCCTGAG ATATTGGATACAAATCCCCAGCTCTTTTTTCATCTTCAACAACAAAGGTTGATAGAATTGATCAGAAATGGAAAAGTCGCTGAAGCTTTAGAATTTGCTCAGGAGGAACTTGCTCCAAGAGGAGAGGAAAAT GACATTTTGCAGCAAAGCTTTTTGGAAGAGTTGGAGAGGACTGTTTCCCTATTAGCTTTTGAAGATGTGAATAACTGCCCTGTTGCTGAGCTTCTGGATATATCCCAGCGCCTTAAGACTGCAAGTGAAGTGAATGCAGCAATTCTTACCAGCCAAAGCCATGAAAAAG ATCCCAAGCTCCCAAGTTTGTTAAAGATGCTGATCTGGGCACAAAACCAACTTGATGAGAAGGCTGCTTATCCTCGCATAAATGATATATCTACTGCCACCCTTGAAGATCCTGGTGTTTGA
- the LOC113756674 gene encoding uncharacterized protein LOC113756674: protein MALGGSLSRVNSYSKKQCRSLFWRVRAAAKKAIKSAGGGGKGKHQFKFHYDPSSYALNFDDGCHESGEKTTTVFYQQPSNSKLQSSCKTNNTTWIYIIWVES, encoded by the coding sequence ATGGCATTGGGAGGAAGTCTCTCACGGGTGAACAGTTACAGCAAGAAGCAGTGCAGAAGCCTTTTCTGGAGAGTAAGAGCAGCAGCGAAGAAGGCCATCAAGAGCGCTGGTGGTGGTGGAAAAGGTAAACATCAATTCAAATTCCACTATGATCCTTCGAGCTATGCCCTCAACTTTGACGACGGCTGTCATGAATCGGGAGAGAAAACAACAACGGTGTTTTACCAGCAGCCATCCAACTCCAAACTGCAGAGCTCTTGCAAGACTAATAATACTACCTGGATTTATATCATCTGGGTGGAGTCTTAA
- the LOC113756658 gene encoding LOW QUALITY PROTEIN: kelch-like protein 8 (The sequence of the model RefSeq protein was modified relative to this genomic sequence to represent the inferred CDS: inserted 2 bases in 1 codon) → MSSLPFTPPPSPGNSASGYRIYASFCSGEVEPNLSVTNWLESYDPYSNTWTYASSVPGLNEDHVLKGSAMISVGTSIYIIGGRLCLKGRVRSSYEFDEILDTDVEVLSSVCCYNIHTEEWSNCAPLSVPRYDFACTVCDNKIYVAGXGARGTASAEVYDPLIDKWTPLPNMSRLRYKSVGVTWRGKVHVVGGFVQSCYIDRCSAEVYNVQSGKWDLVSGMWLLDVPPNQIAEVDGHLFSSGDCLSAWKGHIEFYDGKLNIWNVVEGSQLKRFPSPVSTYLKYGGEEGFEPIQRLYLTMAPIGSHLYFLAGYKVPGESSRTISMVHSFDTSATTATADHAWRSFEPIEEEGVRELCSHCCAVQLS, encoded by the exons ATGAGTTCCCTCCCTTTTACACCACCACCGTCACCGGGAAATTCTGCTTCCGGTTATCGAATTTACGCCTCGTTTTGCTCAGGGGAGGTAGAACCTAATCTAAGTGTCACAAATTGGTTAGAGTCTTACGACCCTTATAGCAACACATGGACTTATGCTAGCTCAGTTCCAGGACTAAATGAGGACCATGTGTTAAAGGGCTCTGCCATGATATCAGTTGGAACTTCAATTTACATAATTGGAGGAAGATTATGCCTTAAAGGGAGAGTACGGAGTTCATatgaatttgatgaaattttagACACAGATGTGGAAGTACTTTCAAGTGTATGCTGCTACAATATCCACACTGAGGAATGGTCTAATTGTGCACCCCTCAGCGTACCTAGATATGATTTTGCGTGCACTGTTTGTGACAACAAGATCTATGTTGCTGG TGGTGCTAGGGGCACTGCTTCCGCTGAAGTGTATGATCCCCTGATCGATAAATGGACTCCCCTGCCGAACATGAGCAGATTGAGGTACAAATCTGTAGGTGTGACGTGGCGAGGGAAAGTCCACGTGGTCGGCGGATTCGTCCAATCGTGTTACATAGATCGGTGCTCGGCTGAGGTGTACAATGTACAGAGTGGCAAGTGGGACCTTGTTTCGGGGATGTGGCTGTTGGACGTGCCACCTAATCAAATTGCTGAAGTGGATGGCCATCTGTTTAGCTCTGGGGATTGCCTGAGTGCATGGAAAGGTCATATTGAATTCTACGATGGAAAACTCAATATATGGAACGTGGTTGAAGGGTCACAACTAAAAAGATTTCCATCTCCAGTTTCCACATATCTAAAATATGGCGGTGAAGAAGGCTTCGAACCCATTCAACGGCTTTACCTAACTATGGCACCAATTGGAAGTCATCTGTATTTCTTGGCTGGTTATAAGGTGCCAGGGGAATCATCAAGAACAATTTCAATGGTCCATTCATTCGACACATCTGCAACAACAGCAACAGCAGATCATGCATGGAGGAGCTTTGAGCCGATTGAAGAAGAGGGAGTGAGGGAGCTCTGCAGCCATTGTTGTGCAGTCCAACTATCTTAG